Proteins co-encoded in one Christiangramia fulva genomic window:
- the kdsA gene encoding 3-deoxy-8-phosphooctulonate synthase, whose amino-acid sequence MNLSKIPKIKHSDSNNFFLLCGPCAIEGEEMALRIAERVVEITDKLKIPYIFKGSFKKANRSRIDSFTGIGDEKALKILRKVSETFDIPTVTDIHEISDANLAAEYVDVLQIPAFLVRQTDLVVAAAETGKVVNLKKGQFMSPESMKHAVTKVTDCNNEQVMVTDRGTMFGYQDLIVDFRGIPTMREFAPTVLDVTHSLQQPNQSSGVTGGRPDMIETIARAGVVNKVDGLFIETHFDPANAKSDGANMLNLEYLEKLLSNLTAIRRTVNSL is encoded by the coding sequence ATGAACCTCAGTAAAATTCCAAAAATAAAACACAGCGACAGCAATAATTTTTTTCTGCTTTGCGGACCCTGCGCCATCGAAGGCGAGGAAATGGCTTTGCGAATTGCCGAAAGAGTTGTTGAAATCACCGATAAACTGAAAATCCCGTATATCTTCAAGGGTTCCTTTAAAAAGGCCAATCGAAGCCGGATAGACAGTTTTACAGGAATCGGTGATGAAAAAGCGCTCAAGATCCTTAGAAAGGTTTCCGAAACCTTTGATATTCCAACGGTAACCGATATTCACGAGATCAGCGATGCCAATCTGGCCGCAGAGTATGTAGATGTGCTTCAGATCCCTGCGTTTCTCGTTCGCCAGACCGATCTTGTGGTCGCTGCTGCCGAAACCGGAAAAGTCGTCAACCTCAAAAAAGGGCAGTTTATGAGTCCGGAAAGTATGAAACACGCTGTAACAAAGGTAACCGACTGCAATAATGAACAGGTAATGGTAACCGACAGAGGGACGATGTTCGGCTACCAGGATTTGATCGTGGATTTCCGCGGAATTCCAACCATGCGGGAATTTGCTCCAACAGTGCTGGACGTGACGCATTCCCTTCAGCAGCCTAACCAAAGCAGCGGCGTTACCGGCGGACGCCCCGATATGATCGAAACCATTGCCCGTGCCGGGGTGGTAAATAAAGTGGATGGCCTGTTTATCGAGACTCATTTTGATCCGGCGAACGCAAAAAGCGATGGTGCCAATATGCTTAATCTCGAATATCTTGAGAAGCTGCTTAGCAACCTAACCGCCATCAGGAGAACAGTGAATAGCTTATAA
- a CDS encoding TlpA disulfide reductase family protein: MKRISQILFLAILVCLSSCQDEKEADEGRDIGALHISKAKPQPGDNLRISYNPSEEIEKAPGAVMNYIKDGAAFPLDIDLKDSAEIWLGKIKIPDSAQAVAFNFTTANHVDNNEKNGYVIPLYDENGEQIAGSGASMGTYYLRYGNEYGIEKEEDSSLAMIQQDFERYPDIVETYDLSYPNLMLENNREKGLDYVQQRIDYYSGKEKLSEQNYKALSNLYNLKKDKAKSDSIQNVAISKYPKGEIAKRKYMLDFYQAEGIEKREAILKEYNNKVGEEGSQKDFMLRNLASDYAEAGNYDKFMEYTQKIQSPSTRASLYNSVAWDMAEKGQNLDMAEQISQKSLDAVAEMKKEEKPDYYSENQFQNVITNSRSMYLDTYGFINFKQGDIEDALAAQEKAVNDYSSADVNTRYVQYLLEAEKYEKAQQKAEEFLRENRAADMMKDYFKIAYEKNKGSLEGYDEYLASIEKASKDKTMKELKREMLNEEAPAFSLTDLEGNEIALADLRGKTVVLDFWATWCGPCKASFPGMKMAVEKYQDNPDVKFFFVDTFENQPTRKEDVANFITGHNYPFHVLIDKTAGEESNTYTTANAYGITGIPTKVIIGPEGKINFKVIGYGGNNEQMVKEIDYMIELTQQDKKPQA; this comes from the coding sequence ATGAAAAGAATTTCACAAATACTTTTTTTAGCCATTCTGGTTTGTCTTTCTTCTTGCCAGGATGAAAAGGAAGCTGATGAAGGCCGGGATATAGGAGCACTTCATATTTCCAAAGCAAAACCTCAACCCGGAGATAATTTAAGGATAAGCTATAATCCTTCAGAAGAAATTGAAAAGGCGCCCGGGGCCGTTATGAACTATATCAAAGATGGCGCAGCTTTTCCTTTGGACATCGACCTAAAAGATTCCGCCGAAATATGGTTAGGGAAAATAAAAATACCCGATTCTGCACAGGCTGTCGCTTTCAATTTTACGACTGCGAATCATGTGGATAATAATGAAAAAAACGGGTATGTAATTCCTCTTTATGATGAAAATGGGGAACAAATAGCCGGCTCCGGGGCAAGTATGGGCACTTATTACCTTAGATATGGCAACGAATATGGCATAGAAAAAGAAGAAGACTCTTCGCTGGCAATGATCCAGCAGGATTTCGAGCGTTATCCCGATATTGTTGAAACCTATGATCTAAGCTATCCAAACCTTATGCTTGAGAACAATCGCGAAAAAGGACTGGATTATGTACAGCAAAGAATAGATTATTATTCCGGGAAAGAGAAGCTTTCAGAACAAAATTATAAAGCGCTTTCCAATCTTTATAACCTGAAAAAAGATAAGGCCAAAAGCGATTCCATTCAAAATGTCGCCATAAGCAAATATCCGAAAGGAGAAATTGCCAAAAGAAAATATATGCTCGACTTCTATCAGGCAGAGGGAATCGAAAAAAGAGAGGCGATTTTAAAAGAATATAACAATAAAGTGGGCGAAGAAGGAAGCCAGAAAGATTTTATGCTTCGAAATCTTGCCAGCGATTATGCCGAAGCAGGCAATTATGACAAGTTCATGGAATATACCCAGAAGATCCAGTCTCCTTCAACGCGGGCGAGCCTATACAATTCTGTTGCCTGGGATATGGCCGAAAAAGGACAAAATCTTGATATGGCCGAACAAATTTCGCAAAAATCATTGGATGCTGTTGCAGAAATGAAAAAAGAAGAAAAACCTGATTATTATTCTGAAAATCAGTTCCAGAACGTGATCACCAACAGCAGGAGCATGTATCTCGACACTTACGGGTTTATCAATTTCAAACAGGGAGATATTGAAGATGCTTTGGCAGCACAGGAAAAAGCAGTGAATGATTATTCAAGCGCCGATGTGAATACACGTTATGTTCAGTATTTGCTGGAAGCCGAAAAGTATGAAAAAGCACAGCAGAAAGCTGAAGAATTCTTACGGGAAAATCGTGCGGCTGATATGATGAAGGATTATTTCAAAATTGCGTACGAAAAAAATAAGGGCTCGCTGGAAGGATATGACGAGTACCTGGCTTCCATAGAAAAAGCCTCCAAAGACAAGACCATGAAAGAGCTGAAAAGAGAAATGCTGAATGAGGAAGCTCCCGCATTTAGCCTTACAGATCTTGAAGGAAATGAAATAGCCCTGGCCGATCTTCGCGGAAAAACCGTGGTTCTTGATTTTTGGGCGACCTGGTGCGGCCCTTGCAAAGCTTCATTCCCGGGAATGAAAATGGCCGTAGAGAAGTATCAGGATAATCCTGACGTGAAATTTTTCTTTGTGGATACCTTTGAAAATCAGCCAACTCGAAAAGAAGATGTTGCCAATTTCATCACCGGGCATAATTACCCTTTTCATGTACTTATCGATAAGACCGCCGGAGAGGAATCAAACACCTATACTACTGCAAATGCATACGGAATAACAGGAATTCCCACGAAAGTGATCATAGGCCCGGAAGGAAAGATCAATTTTAAAGTCATAGGTTATGGAGGTAATAATGAGCAAATGGTAAAAGAGATCGATTATATGATCGAGCTAACCCAACAGGATAAAAAACCTCAGGCTTAG
- a CDS encoding endonuclease/exonuclease/phosphatase family protein, translating to MKSRFFLIIFLFMSLASKSQELKLMTYNIRYANENDAENSWSKRKDFITNQLKFYEPDIFGVQEALKKQIDYFLDNLEDYDFVGVGRDDGKEGGEYSAILYKEDQFKVLDHGTFWLSETPSKPSKGWDAAYPRICTYALFKEKETGTKFWYFNTHFDHIGDIARKNSAKLILQKISEMNTDDLPVILSGDFNLEPETEPIQLIKNKLKDSKEQAKIVSFGSEGTFNGYNYDQADRPRIDYIFVNDEVEVEKYGVLTDSKEMRFPSDHFAVMAVLKLE from the coding sequence ATGAAATCCCGCTTCTTTCTAATAATATTCCTTTTTATGTCTTTAGCCTCGAAAAGTCAGGAGTTAAAACTGATGACCTACAATATTAGATATGCCAATGAGAATGACGCGGAGAATAGCTGGTCTAAACGAAAAGATTTTATTACTAATCAGCTTAAGTTTTACGAGCCGGACATTTTTGGAGTGCAGGAAGCGCTGAAAAAACAAATTGACTATTTTCTCGACAATCTTGAGGACTACGATTTTGTTGGAGTGGGCCGGGATGACGGAAAAGAAGGCGGGGAATACAGCGCGATCTTATACAAGGAAGATCAGTTTAAAGTGCTGGATCACGGGACCTTCTGGCTTTCTGAAACTCCTTCAAAACCCTCTAAAGGCTGGGATGCCGCGTACCCGAGAATTTGCACTTATGCTTTGTTCAAGGAAAAGGAAACAGGAACTAAATTCTGGTATTTCAATACCCATTTTGATCATATTGGCGATATAGCACGAAAAAACAGCGCAAAACTTATCCTTCAGAAGATCTCTGAAATGAATACTGATGATCTTCCCGTCATCCTTTCGGGAGATTTCAACCTTGAACCGGAAACGGAGCCTATTCAGCTAATAAAAAATAAGCTGAAAGATTCTAAAGAGCAGGCGAAAATTGTAAGTTTTGGCTCTGAAGGCACTTTCAATGGTTACAATTATGACCAGGCCGATCGACCACGTATCGATTATATTTTTGTCAATGACGAGGTGGAAGTAGAAAAATACGGCGTTCTTACCGATTCAAAAGAAATGCGTTTTCCATCAGACCATTTTGCGGTGATGGCAGTATTGAAATTGGAATAA
- a CDS encoding winged helix-turn-helix domain-containing protein — translation MKNIISNINKAFDHRIRLGIMSVLMVNEFADFNTLKELLGATDGNIASHTKALEKQKYIKVEKSFINRKPNTRYLATEKGKKAFQEHLDALEKLLSKDISIEKKKK, via the coding sequence GTGAAGAATATTATCAGCAATATAAATAAGGCTTTTGATCATCGAATCAGGCTGGGAATTATGAGTGTGCTCATGGTGAATGAATTTGCCGATTTCAATACGCTGAAAGAGCTTTTAGGCGCCACCGACGGAAATATTGCCAGCCACACCAAAGCGCTGGAAAAACAGAAATATATAAAAGTGGAAAAATCATTCATCAATCGGAAACCCAATACGCGTTATCTGGCTACTGAAAAGGGTAAAAAAGCTTTTCAGGAACACCTGGATGCACTTGAAAAGCTTTTATCTAAGGATATCAGCATTGAGAAAAAAAAGAAATAA
- a CDS encoding DUF4153 domain-containing protein, producing MKNEIINNLDNPGSLEQLYRHNKKDFKTAFFEIYPQLEQSPIAEFWLQRLNYESETISWGSRSEIFFILVSCLIAGLLAKLPDIFGIDEEFFYSRNIGFLVFPFLIAYFFRKNKIDTKKIIILSIGTLISLLYINFLPNSIDSSDTLLLACIHLPVLLWFVLGISFTGFKRQNPQKWLEYLSFNGDLLVMSAILILAGILTTGITLGLFNLIGLQIEDFYFRYVVIFGLPAVPIFASFLTQTNPQLVRHISPVIARIFSPLVLLMLIIYLGAIIYSGKDPYNDREFLLIFNLLLAGVIALIFFSVAGNLQQEKTSSLWVLLPLSAITIIINGVALSAIVFRISEWGFTPNRLAVLGANILFLIHLTMVMIKLFQILVHKQPITAIENSIAGYLPVYLGWAALVVFIFPLLFGFN from the coding sequence ATGAAAAATGAAATTATAAATAATTTAGATAATCCGGGAAGCCTCGAGCAACTGTACCGGCATAACAAAAAAGATTTCAAAACAGCCTTTTTTGAAATTTATCCTCAATTAGAACAGAGTCCCATCGCAGAGTTCTGGCTGCAGCGTCTTAATTACGAATCGGAAACTATTTCGTGGGGCTCCAGAAGTGAGATATTTTTTATTCTGGTTTCCTGTCTCATTGCAGGTTTGCTCGCGAAATTGCCAGATATCTTCGGTATCGATGAAGAGTTTTTCTATAGCCGAAATATCGGTTTTCTGGTATTCCCTTTTCTTATTGCGTACTTTTTTCGGAAGAATAAGATTGATACTAAAAAAATAATAATCTTAAGCATAGGGACGCTGATAAGTTTGTTATATATCAATTTCCTTCCGAATTCCATCGACTCCAGCGATACCCTCCTGCTCGCCTGCATACATTTGCCGGTGCTTCTCTGGTTTGTATTGGGAATTTCATTTACCGGCTTTAAAAGACAAAATCCTCAAAAATGGCTGGAATACCTCAGCTTCAATGGAGATTTACTGGTGATGAGCGCGATCCTTATACTGGCCGGGATTTTAACGACAGGGATCACATTAGGGCTTTTTAACCTTATCGGCCTTCAGATAGAAGATTTTTATTTCCGCTACGTGGTGATTTTTGGCTTACCGGCGGTACCGATCTTTGCAAGTTTCCTCACTCAAACCAATCCGCAGCTGGTCAGGCATATTTCGCCTGTGATCGCCAGAATATTTAGTCCGCTGGTTTTGTTGATGCTTATCATTTACCTCGGGGCGATCATTTATTCAGGAAAAGACCCATATAACGACCGGGAATTTCTTCTGATCTTCAATCTGCTTCTGGCAGGAGTTATCGCACTTATTTTCTTCTCGGTTGCCGGAAATCTGCAACAGGAAAAAACAAGTTCGCTGTGGGTGCTTCTACCTTTATCTGCAATCACTATAATCATCAATGGCGTAGCGCTTTCAGCAATTGTATTTAGAATTTCAGAATGGGGTTTCACTCCTAACCGCCTCGCCGTCCTCGGTGCTAACATACTGTTCCTTATCCATTTAACAATGGTAATGATAAAGCTTTTTCAAATACTTGTTCATAAACAACCAATTACGGCAATTGAAAATTCTATCGCTGGTTATCTGCCAGTATACCTGGGTTGGGCCGCTTTAGTGGTTTTTATTTTTCCCCTGTTATTCGGTTTCAACTAA
- a CDS encoding oxygenase MpaB family protein, translating to MKPENFVQKNSIVREIWGNSDTILVIFAGAAAEFALNKAVDWLYFTGKLPEDPLGRLFSTVTYAREIVFAKKETAIKAIDRINFIHTSVENARGKKIPQWAYRDVLFMLIDYSIRLYEALERKLTNAEKKEIFDVFFRVGKGMNIEDLPRNFEEFKRMRKLHLEQHLNNSDFTKDLFSQYRKHLGWLRFLLLLEVQILIVPPHVRRLLKLRRFSFLSPLIVLYKFSKKLKIDQLLKALLLPSEYKKEIRALDHAI from the coding sequence ATGAAACCTGAAAACTTCGTTCAAAAAAATTCGATCGTCAGGGAGATCTGGGGAAACAGTGATACCATTCTGGTGATCTTTGCAGGAGCTGCTGCCGAATTTGCACTGAACAAAGCCGTAGACTGGCTTTATTTTACAGGAAAACTTCCCGAAGACCCGCTGGGAAGATTATTTTCCACGGTTACTTATGCCAGGGAAATTGTCTTCGCAAAAAAGGAAACTGCTATTAAAGCGATAGATCGGATAAATTTTATCCATACTTCAGTAGAAAATGCGCGGGGAAAGAAGATTCCCCAATGGGCTTATCGCGATGTACTATTTATGCTGATAGATTATTCCATCAGATTGTATGAAGCCCTGGAAAGAAAACTTACCAATGCTGAGAAGAAGGAAATTTTTGATGTTTTCTTCCGAGTTGGAAAAGGAATGAATATTGAAGATTTACCCCGAAATTTTGAAGAATTTAAGCGAATGCGAAAGCTCCACCTTGAGCAGCATTTAAATAATAGTGATTTTACCAAAGATCTTTTTAGCCAGTACCGAAAACATCTTGGCTGGCTAAGATTCCTGCTACTTCTGGAAGTACAAATCCTCATAGTTCCCCCTCATGTTCGCCGATTGCTTAAATTAAGAAGATTCTCGTTTTTGAGTCCTTTGATAGTTCTTTACAAATTCTCTAAAAAACTGAAAATTGACCAGCTTTTAAAAGCTCTCCTCCTTCCATCGGAATATAAAAAGGAAATCAGGGCATTAGATCATGCGATTTAA
- a CDS encoding DUF2809 domain-containing protein, which yields MTKIPRNSRFRYFLGFLLLLIIEILIANYAQDDFIRPYLGDFLVVILLYCFLMMVFRISVWSGLTIVLIFSFSVEFFQMINYVKLLQYQPPRLVMIILGSDFSAWDLMAYSLGLLSCLSIELSRKKFRARQRNPANT from the coding sequence ATGACCAAAATTCCAAGAAACAGCAGATTTCGTTATTTTCTCGGCTTCCTTTTGTTGCTGATCATCGAAATTCTTATAGCGAATTACGCGCAGGATGATTTTATCAGGCCTTACCTTGGAGATTTTCTGGTGGTAATCCTGCTTTACTGTTTTTTAATGATGGTCTTCAGAATTTCGGTTTGGAGCGGATTAACCATAGTGCTGATTTTCTCATTTTCGGTAGAATTTTTCCAAATGATCAATTACGTAAAACTATTGCAATACCAGCCTCCCCGACTTGTGATGATAATTTTGGGCAGCGATTTTTCAGCCTGGGACCTAATGGCATATTCTCTCGGACTTCTCAGCTGCCTTTCAATTGAATTAAGCCGAAAAAAATTTAGGGCTCGTCAACGTAATCCTGCAAATACTTAA
- a CDS encoding NAD(P)-dependent oxidoreductase, with the protein MIKFALIKERKTPPDRRVVFSPEMLEKVKEKFPEAQFKIESSNIRIFTDQQYRDAGFEVSEDVSDCDVLLGVKEVPIPALIPDKKYFFFSHTIKKQPYNRDLLRAILEKNIELYDHEVITDENGRRLIGFGRYAGLVGAYNGIRAIGLKEKKISLPKAEGLPDLRAMLSELDKIKIPAYKIVLTGSGKVAHGAMEILDHMKIERVSPAEFLKNEYNHPVYTSIDVLDYAKRKDDGRGEVLDFFHNPGDYESDFFKFAKSADVFIAGHFYGQGAPVFFTAEDAKKENFRIKYIADISCDIAGPIASTIRPSTIAEPLYGYDPETEAEVDFREPGAITVMAVDNLPCELPKDASEGFGEMFLQSVIPAFFNGDKDGILERARMTKDGKLTEGFKYLQDYVDEP; encoded by the coding sequence ATGATCAAATTTGCGCTTATCAAAGAGCGAAAGACTCCGCCGGACCGGCGTGTGGTTTTCAGTCCTGAAATGCTTGAAAAAGTCAAAGAAAAATTCCCGGAAGCCCAATTCAAAATAGAATCATCTAATATCCGCATTTTTACCGATCAGCAGTATCGCGATGCCGGCTTCGAAGTTTCCGAAGATGTTTCAGACTGTGATGTCCTATTGGGAGTCAAGGAGGTTCCCATTCCCGCTCTAATTCCCGATAAAAAATATTTCTTTTTCTCGCATACCATCAAAAAACAACCCTATAACCGGGATTTGCTGCGAGCAATTCTTGAGAAAAATATTGAACTTTATGATCATGAAGTCATAACAGATGAAAACGGCAGAAGGCTTATTGGTTTTGGCCGGTATGCCGGACTCGTGGGTGCCTATAACGGTATTAGGGCGATTGGTTTAAAGGAAAAAAAAATCAGTCTGCCAAAAGCCGAAGGTCTGCCGGATCTCCGTGCCATGCTGTCAGAATTGGACAAGATCAAAATTCCTGCCTACAAAATCGTGCTGACGGGAAGTGGCAAGGTGGCGCATGGTGCCATGGAAATCCTTGACCACATGAAAATAGAACGGGTTTCACCGGCTGAATTCCTGAAAAATGAATATAACCACCCGGTATATACATCAATCGATGTGCTTGATTATGCGAAAAGAAAGGATGACGGCCGGGGAGAAGTGCTGGACTTTTTTCATAATCCCGGTGATTATGAATCTGATTTTTTCAAATTTGCCAAATCTGCCGATGTATTTATTGCCGGGCATTTTTACGGCCAGGGCGCACCGGTATTCTTTACTGCCGAAGATGCAAAAAAAGAAAATTTCAGAATTAAATATATAGCCGATATTTCCTGTGACATCGCCGGCCCTATTGCGAGTACGATCAGGCCCTCCACCATCGCCGAACCTCTGTATGGTTACGATCCGGAAACTGAAGCAGAAGTCGATTTTCGTGAGCCGGGTGCAATAACCGTTATGGCGGTAGACAACCTGCCCTGTGAACTTCCGAAAGATGCCAGCGAAGGTTTCGGGGAAATGTTCCTGCAATCTGTGATCCCTGCCTTTTTTAATGGCGACAAAGACGGAATCCTGGAGCGGGCCAGAATGACAAAAGATGGAAAACTAACTGAAGGCTTTAAGTATTTGCAGGATTACGTTGACGAGCCCTAA
- a CDS encoding GIY-YIG nuclease family protein — translation MNLPYAIYILKCSNGQYYTGYTENVDKRLEAHNKGNVNFTKDKLPVELVHLSLFPNKKKACDFERYLKTGFERLLEITDSYKLIGMSSFFHFMRPKERTKIENF, via the coding sequence ATGAACCTGCCTTACGCTATTTATATCCTCAAATGCTCAAATGGTCAATATTATACGGGTTACACTGAGAATGTTGACAAACGTCTTGAAGCTCATAATAAAGGAAACGTTAATTTCACAAAAGACAAGTTACCTGTAGAACTTGTACATCTTTCTCTTTTTCCGAATAAGAAGAAAGCTTGTGATTTCGAGCGCTATCTCAAAACAGGTTTTGAGCGGCTTTTAGAAATAACAGACTCTTATAAGTTAATAGGAATGAGCAGTTTTTTTCATTTCATGAGACCCAAAGAGAGAACAAAAATTGAAAATTTCTGA
- a CDS encoding GMC oxidoreductase, translating into MANFNIDFKNNNTYDAIVIGSGMSGGWAAKELTEKGLKTLVLERGRDVKHVQDYPTTFLKPWESKHRGQLPLEVAKENPIIGKCYAFSEDTAHFFSKDNEQPYVQKKPFDWIKGYQVGGKSLLWARQVQRWSDFDFEGPARDSYAVDWPIRYKDLAPWYSYVEKFAGVSGNKDGLPELPDGEFLPPYEMTIVEKYFKDQVKKNYNDRHVIIARCAHLSEQREIHKQQGRMQCQNRTMCERGCPYGGYFSSNSSTIPWAQKTGNLTLQPHSVVDSVIYDDKKEKATGVRVINSQTGEASEYFAKIIFVNASAANTNLILLNSKSARFPQGLGNDNGLMGKYFAFHNYRATVRAEYDGYLDFTTDGRRPTSGYIPRFRNLHKQETDFLRGYAAGFGANRGVSNSREGFGTDLKNNLLNLKYGPWQVGSHMMGETIPKETNHVKLSATEKDPFGMPKLEFSIDYDENDEKMIADYFEQITDMFESAGFKNIVTHDSKQAPGLDIHEMGGVRMGKDPKTSLLNKWNQLHACKNVFVTDGACMTSTSTQNPSLTYMALTARAVNYAVEELKKENLS; encoded by the coding sequence ATGGCGAATTTCAATATAGATTTTAAAAATAATAATACCTACGACGCTATTGTAATCGGATCGGGGATGAGTGGTGGCTGGGCTGCTAAAGAACTTACCGAAAAAGGTCTGAAAACGCTTGTTCTGGAAAGGGGAAGGGATGTGAAACACGTTCAGGATTATCCTACCACATTTTTGAAACCCTGGGAAAGCAAACACCGGGGACAACTGCCTTTAGAAGTCGCCAAAGAAAATCCCATTATCGGTAAATGTTATGCTTTTAGTGAGGATACCGCTCACTTTTTTTCAAAAGACAATGAACAGCCTTATGTTCAGAAAAAGCCTTTCGACTGGATCAAAGGTTACCAGGTTGGGGGAAAATCGCTGCTTTGGGCCCGACAGGTGCAACGATGGAGTGACTTCGATTTTGAGGGTCCGGCCAGAGATTCTTATGCCGTTGACTGGCCAATAAGATATAAAGATCTCGCTCCCTGGTATAGTTATGTGGAAAAATTTGCCGGGGTTTCAGGGAATAAAGATGGACTTCCCGAACTTCCGGATGGTGAATTTTTACCGCCCTACGAGATGACGATCGTCGAAAAATATTTTAAAGATCAGGTAAAGAAAAATTATAACGACCGGCATGTAATTATTGCCAGGTGCGCACATCTTTCTGAACAACGTGAGATCCATAAACAACAGGGTAGAATGCAGTGCCAGAACAGGACGATGTGTGAAAGAGGTTGCCCTTACGGGGGTTATTTCAGCAGTAATTCATCTACAATTCCGTGGGCGCAGAAAACCGGCAATCTCACACTGCAACCCCACTCAGTAGTAGATTCGGTTATATATGATGATAAGAAGGAGAAAGCAACCGGAGTACGTGTGATCAATTCCCAAACCGGCGAAGCTTCAGAATATTTTGCGAAGATCATTTTCGTCAATGCTTCGGCTGCAAATACGAATCTTATTCTGCTAAATTCCAAATCGGCTCGCTTTCCACAGGGATTGGGGAATGATAATGGTCTCATGGGAAAATATTTTGCTTTTCATAATTATCGAGCCACTGTTCGTGCTGAATATGACGGCTACCTGGATTTCACCACAGACGGGCGACGGCCAACCAGCGGTTATATACCTCGTTTCAGGAATTTGCATAAACAGGAAACCGATTTCCTCAGGGGTTATGCCGCAGGTTTTGGAGCGAATCGTGGCGTTTCAAATTCCCGTGAAGGTTTTGGAACCGATCTGAAAAATAATTTATTGAACCTGAAATATGGCCCATGGCAAGTTGGAAGTCATATGATGGGGGAAACAATTCCCAAAGAAACAAATCATGTAAAGTTAAGCGCAACCGAAAAAGATCCATTCGGAATGCCAAAACTGGAGTTTTCTATTGATTATGATGAGAATGATGAGAAAATGATCGCGGATTATTTCGAGCAGATCACCGATATGTTTGAAAGCGCAGGATTTAAAAATATTGTCACCCATGATTCAAAACAGGCTCCTGGGCTTGATATCCATGAAATGGGAGGAGTGAGAATGGGAAAAGATCCTAAAACATCTTTGCTCAACAAGTGGAACCAATTGCACGCCTGTAAAAATGTCTTTGTTACCGATGGTGCCTGTATGACCTCTACCAGTACCCAAAATCCGTCATTGACCTATATGGCCCTTACTGCAAGGGCTGTTAATTATGCAGTAGAAGAATTGAAAAAAGAGAATTTAAGTTAA
- a CDS encoding gluconate 2-dehydrogenase subunit 3 family protein: MKRRDLLKILGVSAVGLVSVPLWIDYWDGDDLPPNQLGMPEDQQLLLKDLVETIIPKTDIPGAQDLQVDKFVVTMVADCYEKQVRDEFLNGFKELQNSAEKTYKSDFLKIKEEEKNTLLTEMAEKPVPENQKINFITFLKGLTITGYMTSEYVEMNHLHYEMVPGRFYGSFPVSKSKFYNA, translated from the coding sequence ATGAAAAGAAGAGATTTACTTAAAATATTAGGGGTTTCAGCGGTTGGTTTAGTGAGCGTGCCTTTATGGATAGACTATTGGGACGGGGATGATTTACCGCCAAACCAGCTTGGAATGCCCGAAGATCAGCAATTGCTTTTAAAAGATTTGGTAGAAACCATCATTCCTAAAACCGATATTCCCGGAGCTCAGGACCTGCAGGTCGATAAATTTGTGGTGACAATGGTGGCAGATTGCTACGAAAAACAGGTTAGGGATGAATTTCTAAACGGCTTTAAGGAGCTGCAAAATTCTGCTGAAAAAACATATAAATCCGACTTTCTGAAAATAAAGGAAGAGGAAAAAAACACTCTTCTAACCGAAATGGCAGAAAAGCCGGTTCCGGAAAATCAAAAAATCAATTTTATAACTTTTCTGAAAGGTCTTACCATCACCGGATATATGACTTCAGAATATGTGGAGATGAATCATCTGCACTACGAAATGGTTCCTGGCCGCTTTTACGGAAGCTTCCCGGTTTCCAAGTCTAAATTTTACAATGCATAG